One Clostridiales bacterium DNA segment encodes these proteins:
- a CDS encoding cell wall-binding repeat-containing protein yields MRGRQRWARTSLVVMLAVFMLASMPGLGAAGGTKDGGATIQPQAAVVYADAYEPDDTFATAYEFDPALDGNTYSSYRSFHGMNESEDQWDTVKVTIDETGTPIWVEAVYASGFSDTEIYLYDSEGTFLRYADDNDFWNSGYSDSMYYRAPSPGIYYIQIGGRGHLCEYELHITLGDARRVWGENRFATAAEVSRLQWDDTQNPVPGTGIGPSDIVIVNGSNPADALAGGPMATQLGGVLLLTHKDHLPYETWDEIWRVTESRYWDEDDVKIWVLGGESAVSEEVFDELANIRNISEIERIAGADRFETAAAVATATAEAGHIGGTAFIVNGHSWADGLAAAPVAANERSPVLMTHKDHVPQVTMDWLMGNAITNVVVVGGEGAVSSAVFDELATEFVVERVAGANRYETALAVARWGVANAGMSPHLATVVSGENFPDALAAAPISWWTGAPVLFTSKNSLHQTVVDYFHTNGAIGSIIGDGIGCYLIGGPGAISEAVYEAFRDLWQTIPPPD; encoded by the coding sequence GGCCGCGGTCGTGTACGCGGATGCCTACGAACCTGACGACACGTTCGCCACAGCGTACGAATTCGATCCGGCACTCGACGGGAACACGTACTCTTCGTACCGCTCGTTCCACGGCATGAACGAATCGGAAGACCAGTGGGATACCGTCAAGGTGACGATCGATGAGACAGGGACCCCGATCTGGGTGGAGGCCGTGTACGCCTCCGGGTTCTCAGACACTGAGATCTATCTCTACGACAGCGAGGGGACTTTTCTCAGGTACGCTGACGACAACGATTTCTGGAACAGCGGGTACTCGGACTCGATGTATTATCGCGCGCCCTCTCCGGGGATCTACTACATCCAGATCGGCGGCCGTGGTCATCTGTGCGAGTATGAGCTCCACATCACCTTAGGCGACGCTCGTCGCGTGTGGGGCGAGAACCGGTTTGCGACAGCCGCTGAGGTTTCGCGGCTGCAGTGGGATGACACACAGAACCCAGTTCCCGGGACGGGCATCGGCCCCTCAGACATCGTGATCGTGAATGGGAGCAATCCCGCTGACGCCTTAGCTGGCGGCCCGATGGCGACTCAGCTCGGCGGCGTGTTGCTTCTCACGCACAAGGATCACCTGCCGTATGAGACGTGGGACGAGATATGGCGTGTGACTGAGTCGAGGTACTGGGACGAGGACGACGTCAAGATCTGGGTGCTCGGCGGCGAATCCGCGGTGAGCGAGGAGGTCTTCGACGAGCTTGCGAACATCCGCAATATCTCTGAGATCGAGCGCATCGCTGGGGCCGATCGCTTCGAGACGGCGGCCGCTGTTGCGACCGCGACAGCCGAGGCGGGACACATAGGCGGCACGGCGTTCATCGTGAACGGCCACTCGTGGGCGGACGGCCTGGCGGCTGCGCCGGTCGCGGCCAACGAGCGGAGCCCTGTGCTCATGACCCACAAGGACCATGTGCCTCAAGTCACCATGGACTGGCTCATGGGTAACGCGATCACCAACGTCGTAGTGGTCGGCGGCGAGGGTGCCGTCAGCTCAGCGGTCTTTGATGAGCTCGCCACTGAGTTTGTTGTCGAGCGTGTGGCGGGTGCCAACAGGTATGAGACCGCGCTTGCTGTCGCGCGGTGGGGGGTGGCCAATGCGGGCATGAGCCCGCATCTCGCGACCGTCGTGTCGGGCGAGAACTTCCCCGACGCGCTTGCGGCGGCTCCGATCAGCTGGTGGACGGGCGCACCCGTGCTGTTCACATCGAAGAATTCGTTGCATCAAACGGTAGTCGACTACTTCCACACAAACGGAGCTATCGGTAGCATTATAGGGGACGGGATCGGTTGCTACCTGATCGGCGGCCCAGGCGCGATCAGCGAAGCTGTCTACGAGGCGTTCCGCGACCTTTGGCAGACGATTCCTCCACCGGATTAG